Proteins found in one Verrucomicrobiales bacterium genomic segment:
- a CDS encoding TIGR00730 family Rossman fold protein, with translation MNPASQDPHSKPLSSGDRRVTTSPPESAETRSAYSLADYHLLEGPHSRTNEFLTLLRVFADYLRGFRALHFVGPCVTVFGSARIPAGDPYYEAARQMGAAIARLGFTVMTGGGPGIMEAANRGAREAGGRSVGCNIQLPTEQDPNPYLDRWVNMRFFSVRKTILMKYSYAFVVCPGGLGTLDELFEALTLIQTGKVKSFPVILLGKDYWKELRLLLEKLAMTGTISRSDLDLVYCTDSVEEAAAYIEEKVIKPFGLTPVVRTTFPWLLERSILKAKRFANSRNSV, from the coding sequence ATGAATCCAGCCTCGCAAGATCCCCATTCCAAGCCATTGTCTTCCGGTGACCGGCGTGTCACGACCAGCCCACCGGAGTCCGCCGAGACTCGCTCGGCTTACTCCTTGGCTGATTACCACTTGCTTGAGGGGCCGCATTCCCGCACCAATGAGTTTCTTACCCTGCTCCGGGTGTTCGCCGATTATCTGAGGGGATTTCGCGCGCTGCACTTCGTTGGACCGTGTGTGACCGTGTTTGGATCCGCGCGCATTCCGGCGGGAGACCCCTACTACGAAGCAGCCAGGCAAATGGGCGCCGCCATTGCGCGCCTTGGATTTACGGTCATGACCGGGGGAGGGCCGGGCATCATGGAGGCGGCCAATCGCGGCGCTCGGGAGGCGGGCGGCCGGTCGGTGGGGTGCAATATCCAGCTCCCCACCGAGCAAGATCCGAATCCCTATCTGGATCGATGGGTCAACATGAGATTCTTCTCGGTGCGCAAGACCATCCTGATGAAGTATTCCTACGCCTTCGTCGTCTGTCCCGGAGGCCTGGGCACCCTCGATGAGCTGTTTGAAGCGCTGACGTTGATCCAGACGGGGAAGGTGAAAAGCTTTCCGGTGATTTTGCTGGGGAAGGATTATTGGAAGGAGCTACGTCTTTTGCTCGAGAAGCTGGCCATGACCGGAACCATTAGTCGCAGCGATCTGGATTTGGTTTATTGCACGGATTCCGTGGAGGAAGCGGCCGCCTATATTGAGGAAAAAGTCATCAAGCCTTTTGGTTTAACCCCGGTGGTACGCACCACGTTTCCTTGGTTGCTGGAAAGGAGCATTTTGAAGGCGAAGCGATTTGCCAATTCGCGCAACTCCGTCTGA
- a CDS encoding GNAT family N-acetyltransferase, with product MIRTKLVDQECELKSILALQAANLRRNLAEEEAAREGFLTAEYELDYLRRMNQSEPSVVAVDGDRIVGYALAATQAIRHGNPLLADLFRQIDPLDFRGKLLREVPYVVVGQLCIAKGYRGIGLVGQIYGHFRRSMQGRYQCAVTDVARSNVRSLKAHWKMGFRTIHSISFDGLEWEVVLWNWNDSELSDSVGS from the coding sequence ATGATTCGAACCAAGCTCGTTGACCAGGAATGTGAGCTAAAGAGCATTTTGGCGCTCCAGGCTGCCAATCTGCGCAGAAATCTAGCGGAGGAAGAAGCGGCTCGGGAAGGTTTCCTGACCGCCGAGTATGAACTGGATTACCTCCGTCGAATGAACCAAAGCGAGCCCTCCGTCGTGGCCGTGGATGGAGATCGCATCGTGGGCTACGCCTTGGCTGCCACGCAGGCGATTCGGCATGGAAACCCTCTGCTAGCCGACCTGTTTCGTCAAATCGATCCGCTGGACTTCCGAGGGAAATTGTTGCGAGAAGTCCCTTATGTGGTAGTGGGGCAACTTTGCATCGCCAAGGGCTACCGCGGCATCGGATTGGTGGGCCAGATCTATGGGCACTTTCGGCGATCCATGCAGGGACGTTATCAATGTGCCGTCACCGACGTCGCTCGATCGAACGTCCGTTCGCTGAAGGCCCACTGGAAGATGGGATTTCGCACGATCCATTCCATCTCGTTCGATGGCTTGGAGTGGGAGGTGGTGCTTTGGAATTGGAATGATTCCGAGCTGTCCGACTCCGTCGGATCCTGA
- a CDS encoding DUF1428 domain-containing protein has protein sequence MSQYIDGFLLTIPKSKLAAYKKIATKAGKIWRKHGALEYRECAAEDMTAPSMIPFPKVTKAKPTEIVIFSYVVFKSRKHRDAVNKKIFADPELQGMCEAANGIVDCKRMAYGGFESIVSL, from the coding sequence ATGAGCCAATATATCGACGGGTTCCTTCTCACGATTCCGAAATCCAAGCTGGCGGCGTACAAGAAGATTGCCACCAAGGCGGGGAAAATCTGGCGCAAACATGGCGCCCTCGAGTACCGGGAATGCGCAGCGGAGGATATGACAGCGCCTTCGATGATACCCTTTCCCAAGGTTACCAAGGCAAAGCCTACTGAGATCGTGATCTTCTCCTACGTGGTCTTCAAATCGCGGAAACATCGGGACGCGGTAAACAAGAAGATCTTCGCCGACCCCGAACTGCAAGGCATGTGCGAAGCCGCCAATGGCATCGTGGACTGCAAACGCATGGCCTACGGTGGCTTCGAAAGTATTGTCTCGCTCTAG
- a CDS encoding phosphotransferase, whose protein sequence is MKSMCFIALTGKVNLDEGRKCKLGSKVVLIDQPRRQPGGLDEPHISPGGDFEDGYDEPQGGPVLGRRFPHMQPGADPALRAVIESIPQWNGRNAAVAPIQAGITNRNFKVEIDGEAFVVRIPGVDTHLLGIDRAVEHAMACAAAAAGAGPEVFAYLPDSQILITRFVAGVGITEEELQNEPRLTAVVRSLKRIHSCPALAAGFPVFRVVQDYLKVAMRRGADPSPEMIKLAKLGVRIEEALNRNAVTKCPCHNDLLNANLLREGDHIWVVDYEYAGMGDPFFDLGNLSINNGFGPETDETLLRCYFSAVTNAHRARLQLMKIVSDLREAAWGTIQQAISSLDCDYRSYADRHATRGLRTAAAPRFREWMAAV, encoded by the coding sequence ATGAAGAGCATGTGCTTCATCGCATTAACGGGTAAAGTGAACCTCGACGAAGGCCGTAAATGCAAGCTTGGTTCGAAGGTGGTCCTCATCGATCAGCCACGCCGCCAACCGGGCGGCCTGGACGAGCCGCATATTAGCCCTGGCGGGGACTTTGAGGATGGTTATGATGAACCTCAGGGCGGACCAGTCTTGGGCCGCCGGTTCCCGCATATGCAGCCCGGTGCTGACCCAGCTTTACGTGCAGTGATCGAGTCCATTCCCCAATGGAACGGACGAAACGCCGCCGTGGCGCCAATCCAAGCGGGCATCACGAATCGAAACTTCAAGGTCGAAATCGATGGCGAGGCTTTTGTGGTCCGAATTCCGGGAGTTGACACCCATCTGCTTGGTATCGATCGGGCCGTCGAGCATGCCATGGCCTGCGCGGCTGCCGCAGCTGGCGCAGGCCCCGAGGTCTTCGCCTACCTGCCCGACTCGCAGATACTGATCACCCGCTTCGTTGCGGGGGTGGGAATCACCGAGGAAGAACTCCAGAACGAACCGCGCCTCACGGCCGTGGTTCGCTCTCTGAAGAGGATTCACAGTTGCCCTGCTCTCGCTGCCGGGTTTCCAGTTTTTCGAGTGGTGCAGGACTATCTAAAAGTGGCGATGCGTCGAGGAGCCGATCCCTCCCCGGAGATGATCAAGCTTGCCAAACTAGGCGTACGCATCGAGGAAGCGCTCAATCGGAATGCCGTTACCAAGTGCCCCTGCCACAACGATCTCCTGAATGCCAACCTGCTACGCGAGGGGGATCACATTTGGGTGGTCGACTATGAGTATGCCGGCATGGGAGATCCCTTCTTTGATCTAGGAAACCTGTCGATCAACAATGGCTTCGGACCCGAGACGGATGAAACGCTGCTCCGGTGCTATTTCAGTGCAGTGACGAACGCGCATCGGGCTCGGCTCCAGCTGATGAAAATCGTTTCAGACCTCCGAGAAGCGGCGTGGGGCACGATACAGCAGGCCATATCCTCCCTGGATTGCGATTATCGTTCATATGCGGACCGTCACGCGACCCGCGGGCTGAGGACCGCCGCGGCTCCGCGCTTCAGAGAGTGGATGGCGGCCGTTTAA
- a CDS encoding CotH kinase family protein, translated as MKHMLFMLVTLGLWTSASRAAEQPVESHLPRVLLRSEEPVASDRRVPCRVQWVFPPGLGSGRTGELAGTIKFHGASSQAYPKKSFALTLDQPVSWLGMRTHAHWVLNAAFVDRSLMRHKLSYDLFRSLSTSNAPRFAAASRFLEVNYNGNYRGVYLLMERVDRALLGLQRFDSNNLHHACLYKAVDHSATFDHLGHGGFEQREPDPLIKEYWGPLDRFNRFVSTTKDAEFFDPAKGIATRLDLDNTIDFHLLVLLTSNMDGFDKNLLLGRDAPGTNGPLPKFFFVPWDYDATFGRNWEASRVGTDAWLSNHLFERLLTQAEYRVRFSSRWRQLRSRSFSLSTIQNLIDENARIVGDAARRNSARWRTAEGSYPDLLTFEEDVAQMKQWVVERLEWLDREIGQRTEVTPEETR; from the coding sequence ATGAAGCACATGCTCTTCATGCTGGTGACGTTGGGGCTCTGGACGTCTGCGAGCCGTGCTGCGGAGCAGCCCGTCGAATCCCACTTGCCGCGCGTTCTCCTCAGGTCGGAGGAGCCCGTCGCATCCGACCGACGAGTGCCATGCCGAGTGCAGTGGGTCTTTCCGCCCGGACTTGGTTCAGGACGCACTGGCGAACTTGCCGGGACGATCAAGTTCCATGGAGCCAGCTCCCAGGCCTATCCCAAGAAGTCCTTCGCGCTGACGCTGGATCAGCCTGTCTCATGGCTGGGGATGCGCACCCATGCTCATTGGGTTTTAAATGCGGCGTTTGTCGATCGTTCTCTGATGCGGCACAAGCTGTCCTACGACTTGTTCCGTTCCCTTTCCACGTCCAACGCGCCTCGCTTCGCGGCGGCAAGTCGGTTCCTCGAGGTTAATTACAACGGCAACTATCGCGGTGTCTATCTACTCATGGAACGTGTGGATCGGGCGCTGTTGGGGCTGCAGCGCTTTGACAGCAATAACCTGCATCATGCCTGTCTCTACAAGGCGGTGGATCATTCTGCTACCTTCGATCACCTGGGTCATGGAGGATTCGAGCAGCGGGAGCCGGATCCACTGATCAAGGAATACTGGGGGCCGCTGGACCGGTTCAACCGGTTTGTCAGCACTACGAAAGACGCCGAATTTTTTGATCCAGCGAAGGGCATTGCCACTCGCCTGGACCTGGATAACACGATCGACTTTCACCTGCTCGTGTTGTTGACCAGCAACATGGACGGGTTTGACAAGAACCTGCTCCTCGGGCGTGACGCACCGGGGACTAATGGTCCTTTGCCGAAGTTCTTTTTCGTGCCCTGGGACTACGATGCCACGTTTGGGCGCAATTGGGAAGCGAGCCGAGTTGGGACCGACGCGTGGCTTTCGAATCATCTCTTCGAGCGCCTGCTGACGCAGGCGGAGTATCGAGTGAGATTCTCGAGTCGATGGCGGCAACTGCGGAGCCGGTCTTTTTCCCTATCAACCATTCAGAACCTGATCGACGAGAACGCGCGAATCGTCGGCGATGCAGCTCGCCGTAATTCGGCTCGCTGGCGGACGGCCGAGGGGAGCTATCCTGACCTGCTCACTTTCGAGGAGGACGTGGCTCAAATGAAGCAATGGGTCGTTGAACGATTGGAGTGGCTGGATCGAGAAATCGGACAGCGCACCGAGGTGACGCCGGAGGAAACCCGATGA
- a CDS encoding cytochrome c: MEPPSTAAGPELALIKPAVSTSTGLLLEPPLDLSHYSTEDFMAMSSTVGVDKIHKKWTTAVVALPPHGRADVHGLTKQEVKEYMVQARRLFDQGKAVPISDVGLISTQEDVIRKPMLNHISAFSNAVARVYLLVQRTSTDKGWGYYSIVQDLTTQPPWDYFAELKGESVKFEGATCYKCHSSGPLAIHPARADLVNDPKLAAAISKHIADQPLSRFHFPEGETPADYGKPLALKFCSKCHDADGDRMPLFKVHAHPIRILVDFGYMPPRRSLNPAEIAELKAWLDQKGQ; encoded by the coding sequence GTGGAACCGCCATCCACTGCCGCTGGTCCGGAACTGGCGTTGATCAAACCGGCTGTTTCCACCAGCACCGGGCTGCTCCTCGAGCCGCCGCTGGATCTGTCGCACTACTCCACTGAGGATTTTATGGCGATGAGTTCGACGGTGGGGGTAGACAAAATCCATAAGAAGTGGACCACTGCAGTAGTCGCCCTTCCGCCTCATGGGCGCGCGGATGTGCACGGCCTGACCAAGCAGGAGGTGAAGGAATACATGGTTCAGGCTCGTCGACTCTTTGATCAGGGAAAGGCTGTCCCTATCTCCGACGTTGGATTGATCAGCACCCAGGAGGATGTGATCCGCAAACCCATGTTGAATCACATCTCCGCATTCTCCAACGCGGTGGCGCGCGTTTATCTGTTGGTTCAGAGGACATCGACCGACAAAGGGTGGGGATACTATTCCATTGTTCAGGATCTCACGACTCAGCCGCCTTGGGATTATTTCGCGGAGCTGAAAGGTGAAAGCGTCAAGTTTGAGGGGGCCACCTGTTACAAATGTCATTCTTCCGGCCCGCTCGCCATTCACCCAGCGCGGGCCGATCTCGTGAACGATCCTAAGCTCGCTGCGGCCATCAGCAAACACATCGCCGATCAACCCCTCTCGCGTTTCCACTTTCCTGAGGGGGAGACTCCGGCTGACTATGGTAAGCCCCTGGCCTTAAAGTTTTGTAGCAAGTGTCATGACGCTGATGGTGATCGCATGCCGCTGTTCAAGGTGCACGCGCATCCCATTCGGATCCTGGTTGACTTCGGATACATGCCGCCTCGGCGCAGTCTTAACCCCGCTGAGATAGCTGAATTGAAAGCCTGGCTTGATCAGAAGGGGCAATGA
- a CDS encoding sodium:solute symporter family protein, producing the protein MIPAVIVAVYLCIVLYIGIFAFRKGTGSRDDFFVANRSLGPYVFLLAIFGTNMTAFAILGSSGLAYQRGIGVYGLMASASGLVIPLCLFFIGTRLWALGKQFGHVTQVQYFRDRWECSHIGTVIFALTAGMLVPYIIIGVMGGGHTLEALTTVMGPDGKPILHEVTRDGKTLMETKHWISYEFGGAIVAIVVMSYVFFGGMRGTAWVNMFQTLLFLGFGAIAFVLISKNLGGFDRIMGELASNPKTAPLLTRERIPMEEFFSYTLIPLSAIMFPHIAIMCMTAEKVTSFKKTVVFYPICIALIWLPCVVLGVVAAHQFPGLKAGESDDVILRLLTLNTDAVLAGVLGAAIMACVMASDSQILALCTMFSQDIFAHYGGKERFGDKAQVWTGRIFVILVTALAYLVGLRLEDKAGIFELAIRFAFSGFAALAPIMLAALFWKRSTKWGALAAAIWVIFAMSGTWWLYDNTAALAPKPGQPMHEIFPMLGRMFLRSPSNVLVYGYLPVLPMVLGSAFFMVIGSLLTRPPSRKILEKYFPPNRAN; encoded by the coding sequence GTGATTCCTGCTGTCATCGTCGCCGTCTACCTTTGCATCGTCCTCTATATAGGCATCTTCGCATTCCGCAAAGGCACAGGATCTCGCGATGACTTCTTCGTCGCGAATCGGTCCCTCGGGCCTTACGTGTTCCTTCTCGCGATCTTTGGCACCAATATGACCGCCTTCGCCATCCTGGGCAGTTCAGGACTGGCCTACCAACGGGGGATCGGAGTCTACGGCTTGATGGCCTCAGCCTCAGGGCTGGTCATTCCTCTATGCCTGTTCTTTATCGGGACAAGGCTCTGGGCGCTTGGGAAGCAGTTCGGACATGTCACTCAAGTGCAGTATTTTCGAGATCGCTGGGAGTGCTCTCATATCGGAACCGTGATCTTCGCTCTCACGGCGGGGATGCTGGTGCCTTACATCATCATCGGGGTGATGGGTGGCGGCCACACCCTGGAGGCGCTCACCACAGTGATGGGACCAGATGGGAAACCGATACTTCACGAGGTAACACGTGATGGCAAAACGCTGATGGAGACCAAGCACTGGATCAGCTATGAGTTCGGTGGCGCCATCGTCGCGATCGTCGTGATGAGCTATGTGTTCTTTGGCGGAATGCGCGGCACGGCTTGGGTGAACATGTTCCAGACACTGCTCTTTCTGGGATTTGGGGCAATCGCGTTCGTTTTGATCTCCAAGAACCTCGGAGGATTCGATCGGATCATGGGTGAACTAGCATCAAACCCCAAGACCGCTCCGCTGCTCACCCGCGAAAGAATCCCCATGGAGGAGTTCTTCAGTTACACCTTGATCCCGCTGTCCGCGATCATGTTTCCGCACATTGCCATCATGTGCATGACCGCCGAGAAGGTTACGTCCTTCAAGAAGACCGTCGTGTTCTATCCCATCTGTATCGCGCTCATCTGGCTACCCTGTGTCGTGCTTGGCGTCGTCGCAGCTCACCAATTTCCGGGCCTCAAGGCGGGCGAATCCGATGATGTTATTTTACGACTGCTTACACTGAATACCGACGCCGTGCTGGCTGGCGTACTGGGGGCCGCCATTATGGCGTGTGTGATGGCGTCCGACTCCCAGATTCTTGCGCTCTGCACCATGTTCTCCCAGGACATCTTCGCGCACTATGGGGGAAAGGAACGTTTCGGCGACAAAGCGCAAGTGTGGACTGGTCGAATCTTTGTGATCTTAGTCACTGCCCTAGCCTATTTGGTCGGGTTGCGCTTAGAGGACAAGGCCGGCATCTTCGAGCTGGCGATCCGCTTCGCCTTCTCCGGGTTCGCGGCGCTTGCCCCGATCATGCTCGCGGCCCTGTTCTGGAAGCGGAGCACCAAGTGGGGGGCTCTCGCAGCAGCCATCTGGGTGATCTTCGCCATGTCAGGAACCTGGTGGCTCTACGATAACACCGCTGCCCTCGCTCCTAAACCGGGCCAACCGATGCACGAGATCTTTCCCATGTTAGGCCGGATGTTCCTGCGCAGTCCTAGCAACGTCCTGGTTTATGGCTATCTCCCCGTGCTCCCCATGGTCCTAGGATCGGCATTTTTCATGGTGATTGGGTCACTGCTGACTCGTCCCCCAAGCCGAAAGATTCTCGAGAAATACTTCCCTCCGAATCGTGCCAATTAA
- a CDS encoding DUF3311 domain-containing protein: MAKSILLTLLVAGLYVLHQDFWNWKRIEPLVFGFLPVGLAYHVIYSIAASLTMVVLVRFAWPKELSPDEQPASTKPKEPK, from the coding sequence ATGGCCAAATCCATTCTTCTCACGCTATTGGTGGCGGGGCTGTATGTGTTACACCAAGATTTCTGGAACTGGAAGCGCATCGAACCCCTGGTTTTCGGCTTCCTTCCCGTAGGCCTTGCTTACCATGTCATCTATTCGATCGCAGCCTCTCTCACCATGGTAGTCCTGGTGAGGTTTGCTTGGCCCAAAGAACTGTCTCCAGACGAACAGCCCGCTAGCACTAAGCCAAAGGAGCCCAAGTGA
- a CDS encoding exopolysaccharide biosynthesis protein: protein MTSNPSSQPGDPPPAPARVIKRTLSSQLGRLAAQFSGRQVQLGEVIDVLQLRGYNAMLILLAFPFITPIPLPGFSTVFGLIIASLGLRMLLAQRPWIPRRLMTRELPSKILPKLLLAASRGFGRLEKLLRPRLLYPDYPVAFKSASGAIVLACGLLLLLPLPVPFSNAFPALTIILIAAAGLEHDGLVFLAGCVQFAFCLGFFAALCWGGSEAWFHLFS, encoded by the coding sequence ATGACATCTAACCCCTCCAGTCAGCCGGGGGACCCCCCCCCGGCGCCAGCGCGGGTGATTAAACGTACTCTGTCCAGCCAACTCGGAAGATTGGCTGCTCAGTTCTCGGGTAGGCAGGTGCAGCTAGGGGAGGTCATCGACGTCCTCCAGCTGCGCGGTTACAATGCCATGCTGATCCTGCTGGCATTCCCATTCATCACCCCCATTCCGCTGCCGGGCTTCTCGACGGTCTTCGGCTTGATCATCGCGTCGCTTGGACTCCGGATGCTTCTAGCTCAACGCCCCTGGATTCCTAGAAGGCTCATGACGAGGGAACTGCCCTCAAAGATACTCCCTAAGCTCTTGTTGGCGGCCAGCCGTGGGTTCGGCCGGTTGGAAAAACTCTTGAGACCCAGGCTGCTGTATCCCGACTATCCGGTTGCCTTCAAGAGCGCTAGCGGAGCGATCGTGCTGGCCTGCGGCCTCCTCCTCCTCCTCCCCCTCCCCGTGCCCTTTAGCAACGCGTTTCCAGCACTCACCATCATTCTGATAGCTGCCGCCGGACTCGAGCACGACGGGTTGGTGTTTCTAGCAGGATGCGTCCAATTCGCATTCTGCCTGGGGTTCTTCGCAGCCCTTTGCTGGGGCGGATCCGAAGCGTGGTTCCACTTGTTCAGCTAA
- a CDS encoding TerC family protein has protein sequence MTETLWLWVGFNVFVLAMLALDLGVFHRNAHVVTFKESMAWTVTWIGLALLFNLGLWYFSGPQKALEFFTGYVIEKSLSVDNVFVFALLFSYFAVPQLYQHKVLFWGILGALCMRAAMIVIGAALITKFAWIIYIFGAFLILTGLKMIFKREEEIHPERNPVVRWFKKLMPVTSDYRGDKFFVKENGVRMATPLFVVLLLVEISDLIFAVDSIPAIFAVTTDPFIVYTSNVFAILGLRSLYFALAGVMDKFHYLKIGLGVVLTFVGVKMLLAHSPYKLDTLVSLGVIVLILGTSVVMSLLRPKKIIIPPGVAESKGA, from the coding sequence ATGACTGAAACCTTATGGCTTTGGGTCGGCTTTAACGTCTTCGTGCTCGCCATGCTCGCGTTGGATCTTGGTGTCTTCCACCGCAATGCCCATGTTGTGACGTTCAAGGAATCCATGGCCTGGACCGTGACGTGGATCGGGCTCGCGCTCCTTTTTAACCTCGGCCTGTGGTATTTCTCCGGCCCCCAAAAGGCGCTCGAGTTCTTTACCGGATACGTGATTGAAAAATCCCTCAGTGTCGACAACGTGTTCGTCTTCGCACTGCTTTTCTCCTACTTCGCTGTCCCCCAGCTGTACCAACACAAAGTTCTCTTCTGGGGCATCTTGGGAGCGCTGTGCATGAGGGCGGCCATGATCGTCATCGGTGCTGCCCTCATCACCAAGTTCGCCTGGATTATTTATATCTTCGGCGCCTTCCTGATCTTGACGGGCCTCAAGATGATTTTTAAACGGGAGGAGGAGATCCATCCGGAACGGAATCCAGTGGTGCGCTGGTTCAAGAAGCTCATGCCTGTGACTTCCGATTACCGGGGCGACAAGTTTTTCGTGAAGGAAAATGGCGTCCGCATGGCCACCCCGCTCTTTGTTGTCCTATTGTTGGTCGAGATCTCCGATCTCATCTTCGCGGTCGACTCCATTCCGGCGATTTTCGCGGTCACCACCGACCCGTTTATCGTTTATACTTCGAACGTGTTCGCCATCCTGGGCCTGCGCTCGCTCTACTTCGCGCTGGCGGGCGTCATGGACAAGTTCCACTACTTGAAGATTGGGCTCGGAGTCGTCCTGACCTTTGTCGGAGTGAAGATGCTCCTGGCGCACTCGCCCTACAAACTGGACACACTGGTATCGCTCGGTGTGATCGTGCTCATCCTGGGCACTTCCGTCGTAATGTCACTTCTCCGTCCGAAGAAGATCATCATCCCGCCCGGTGTCGCCGAATCTAAGGGAGCATGA
- a CDS encoding LysR family transcriptional regulator: protein MDWLNYHHLRYFWTVAKEGSLARAAEKLHVSQPSISEQIRELEGALGEKLFKREGRSNKLTEAGQVVLGYADEIFALGRELTNAVHRKPGAKAMRLYVGVADSFPKLVTNEILKPVFSLPQTVHVICREGKMTDLLAQLAAHRLDIVLADEVAPSSTNFKVFNHSLGETSTTFCAERRLAKKLRTGFPQSLHDSPALLPSENTPFRRTLETWFHALGIEPRIVAEFEDLALMKVMAAEGRGFIAVPTLAVRDAVDHYQFEAIGEAAGCRLHFQAVTAERRIEHAAVALITETARRNLG, encoded by the coding sequence ATGGACTGGCTCAATTACCATCACTTGCGATACTTTTGGACCGTGGCCAAAGAGGGCAGTCTGGCCCGAGCTGCGGAGAAGCTGCATGTCTCCCAGCCGTCCATCTCTGAGCAGATTCGAGAATTGGAGGGGGCGCTGGGTGAGAAGCTCTTCAAGCGAGAAGGCCGCTCCAATAAGCTTACCGAGGCCGGTCAGGTGGTGTTGGGCTACGCGGACGAGATTTTCGCCTTGGGCCGCGAGCTGACGAATGCGGTGCATCGGAAGCCGGGCGCGAAGGCCATGCGCCTGTACGTGGGAGTCGCGGATTCGTTTCCCAAGCTGGTGACGAATGAGATCCTGAAACCAGTGTTCTCCCTGCCGCAGACCGTTCACGTGATATGCCGGGAAGGAAAAATGACCGATTTGTTGGCTCAATTGGCCGCCCATCGGTTGGATATCGTGCTGGCCGATGAGGTGGCGCCGAGCAGCACGAACTTCAAGGTTTTTAACCACTCTTTGGGTGAGACCAGCACCACTTTTTGCGCCGAGAGGCGGCTAGCCAAGAAGCTGAGGACCGGGTTTCCTCAGTCCCTGCATGACTCTCCGGCACTGTTGCCTTCGGAGAACACTCCATTTCGGCGGACGTTGGAGACCTGGTTTCATGCGCTGGGGATCGAACCTCGCATCGTGGCGGAGTTTGAAGACTTGGCCTTGATGAAGGTGATGGCGGCCGAAGGCCGGGGGTTTATCGCGGTTCCAACCCTGGCGGTGCGCGATGCGGTGGATCACTACCAGTTCGAGGCAATCGGCGAGGCTGCGGGCTGCCGGCTGCATTTCCAGGCTGTGACGGCGGAGCGCCGTATCGAGCACGCCGCGGTCGCTCTGATCACGGAGACAGCCAGGCGGAACTTGGGCTGA
- a CDS encoding sodium-dependent bicarbonate transport family permease: MTPYDRTMELDLLRALSANLLSPAVLFFALGIVAALLRTDLKFPEALYVTLTIYLLTALGFKGGVAIHKAGIGTVLLPALAAMLLGCLIPLWTYPILRFGGKLRPVDAAALAAHYGSVSAVTFITATNYLKGVNEPYESYATAFLAVMESPAIIVGVVLGKWTLDRQSSLFTTSLRDVLHEAVFGRSVFLLVGALIIGALCGKSGMDKVEAFFVTPFQGVLALFLLEMGMVTGQRLGDLKKVGPFLVAFGLVMPILNGYLGVVLGSSVGLSIGGATLLGTLAASASYIAAPAAIRLSLPEANPALYLTSSLVITFPFNVTIGIPLFYAMARNHLN; the protein is encoded by the coding sequence ATGACTCCGTATGATCGGACAATGGAATTGGATCTGCTGCGAGCGCTCTCAGCTAACCTTCTCTCTCCGGCGGTTCTTTTCTTTGCCTTGGGCATTGTAGCGGCCCTGTTAAGAACAGATCTCAAATTTCCCGAGGCCCTGTATGTCACCCTCACCATTTACTTACTCACCGCCCTTGGGTTCAAAGGCGGAGTCGCCATCCACAAAGCCGGCATTGGCACGGTGCTGCTCCCCGCCCTGGCTGCCATGCTGCTGGGCTGCCTGATACCGCTGTGGACGTATCCGATCCTGAGGTTCGGCGGCAAACTGCGTCCGGTGGATGCCGCCGCCCTGGCCGCACACTATGGCTCGGTAAGCGCTGTCACCTTCATCACGGCCACCAATTACCTTAAGGGCGTCAACGAGCCCTATGAGAGCTATGCGACTGCCTTTCTAGCCGTCATGGAATCACCGGCGATCATCGTCGGCGTGGTTTTGGGCAAATGGACACTGGATCGGCAGAGCTCCCTGTTTACGACCTCCCTGAGGGACGTTCTCCACGAGGCGGTGTTCGGCCGCAGCGTATTCTTGTTGGTGGGAGCATTGATCATCGGCGCACTGTGTGGAAAGTCAGGCATGGACAAAGTTGAAGCCTTCTTTGTGACTCCTTTTCAAGGGGTCTTAGCACTGTTTCTGCTAGAGATGGGGATGGTCACTGGTCAAAGGCTCGGCGATCTCAAGAAAGTGGGGCCGTTTTTGGTCGCGTTCGGACTCGTGATGCCCATCCTCAATGGCTACCTTGGAGTCGTTCTTGGGAGTTCCGTGGGACTCAGTATCGGAGGGGCCACTCTCTTGGGCACCCTGGCCGCCAGCGCATCCTACATCGCGGCACCTGCGGCGATACGGCTGTCGCTTCCCGAAGCAAACCCGGCTCTGTACCTCACCTCCTCGCTGGTCATAACTTTTCCGTTCAATGTAACGATTGGCATTCCTCTTTTCTACGCAATGGCCCGCAACCACCTTAACTGA